A stretch of Mesorhizobium sp. M2A.F.Ca.ET.046.03.2.1 DNA encodes these proteins:
- a CDS encoding MATE family efflux transporter yields the protein MPLDATEANIRSFAVTNRSVLAIAVPMTLAYLTTPLLGIVDTAVVGQFGDAPLLGGLAAGSLVFDVVFTTFNFLRSGTTGLVAQAFGGGDALEEQAVLWRAVLIAVVAGVILAALAPLFAVAGQWFMGAEPRVSAAMSVYIRIRLLAAPFSLINYAILGYVLGRGEGGLGLMLQAVLNGINIVLCFLLGLELGWGVAGVAWATVTGEFLAMLLGLAIVLNRFRMLERPSRRRILDLPAYRRMLSLNRDIMIRSFSLLAAFALFTRQGAQFGTVTLAANAVLMNFFLIAGYFLDGFATAAEQLAGRAIGAQAPAPFRQAVRLTLIWGFGLAAGASLILLTAGAGLVALVTTSPEVREVADIYLPWAAFTALSGVLAFQMDGVFIGATWSRDMRNMMLLSFLAFSAALITLAPAFGNNGLWASLHVFLLVRGLSLLAVLRLRVRTAF from the coding sequence ATCCCCTTGGACGCGACCGAAGCCAATATCAGGTCCTTCGCCGTCACCAATCGCTCGGTGCTGGCGATCGCCGTGCCGATGACGCTTGCCTATCTGACGACGCCGCTGCTCGGCATCGTCGACACGGCGGTGGTCGGCCAGTTCGGCGACGCGCCCCTGCTCGGCGGCCTGGCGGCGGGATCGCTGGTCTTCGACGTCGTCTTCACCACCTTCAACTTCCTGCGCTCCGGCACCACCGGCCTCGTCGCTCAGGCCTTCGGGGGCGGCGATGCGCTGGAAGAGCAGGCGGTGCTGTGGCGCGCCGTGCTGATCGCGGTCGTCGCGGGCGTCATCCTTGCGGCACTCGCGCCGCTCTTTGCCGTCGCCGGCCAATGGTTCATGGGCGCCGAGCCGCGCGTGAGCGCGGCCATGTCGGTCTATATCCGCATCAGGCTGCTCGCAGCCCCCTTCTCGCTGATCAACTACGCCATACTGGGCTACGTCCTGGGGCGCGGCGAGGGCGGGCTCGGACTGATGCTGCAGGCGGTGCTCAACGGCATCAACATCGTGCTCTGCTTCCTGCTCGGCCTCGAGCTCGGCTGGGGCGTCGCCGGCGTCGCCTGGGCGACGGTCACCGGCGAGTTCCTGGCCATGCTGCTCGGTCTTGCCATCGTGCTCAACCGCTTCCGCATGCTGGAGCGACCGTCACGTCGCCGCATCCTCGATTTGCCGGCCTACCGGCGCATGCTGTCGCTCAACCGCGACATCATGATCCGCTCCTTCTCGCTGCTTGCCGCCTTCGCGCTGTTCACCAGGCAGGGCGCGCAATTCGGCACGGTGACGCTTGCCGCCAACGCCGTGCTGATGAACTTCTTCCTGATCGCCGGCTATTTCCTCGATGGTTTCGCTACGGCCGCCGAGCAGTTGGCCGGCCGCGCCATCGGCGCGCAGGCGCCTGCTCCCTTCCGGCAGGCCGTGCGGCTGACGCTGATCTGGGGTTTTGGCCTCGCGGCCGGCGCCAGCCTTATCCTGCTGACCGCTGGCGCTGGTCTGGTGGCTCTGGTCACGACCTCGCCGGAAGTCCGCGAAGTCGCCGACATTTATCTGCCATGGGCGGCCTTCACGGCGCTGAGCGGCGTGCTGGCCTTCCAGATGGACGGCGTCTTCATCGGCGCCACCTGGTCGCGCGACATGCGCAACATGATGCTGTTGTCGTTCCTCGCCTTCAGCGCCGCGCTGATCACGCTGGCGCCGGCCTTCGGCAACAACGGGCTATGGGCGTCGCTGCATGTCTTCCTGCTGGTGCGCGGATTGAGCCTGCTCGCGGTGCTGAGGCTCAGGGTACGAACGGCGTTTTAG
- a CDS encoding cysteine synthase family protein, translating into MAKVLNSVVESIGRTPLVRLERLTAQAGVKGEILAKLEYLNPGFSKKDRAALGIIEEAEKSGAIKPGQTVVELTSGNMGTGLAIVCAVRGYPFVAVMSKGNSEERARMMAALGAEVILVDQLPGSVPGQVSGGDLALVEQATKAVTAERGAFRGDQFHRDGNWLAHYHGTGPEIWDASHGAVDAFVDFIGSGGTYAGVARALKERNPLIKCFIVEPEGAAAAAGETVTQPEHPIQGGGYAMPDLPFLKNAPVDGYLQVSGDEARETARLLARSEGIFGGFSSGANVAAALRLLRSDQSGKTIAVVICDSGLKYLSTDLWS; encoded by the coding sequence ATGGCTAAGGTTCTGAACTCCGTCGTAGAGTCGATCGGTCGAACTCCATTGGTCCGGCTCGAAAGGCTGACGGCGCAAGCGGGCGTCAAAGGCGAAATCCTCGCCAAGCTGGAATATCTTAATCCGGGCTTTTCCAAGAAGGATCGCGCGGCGCTTGGGATAATCGAGGAGGCCGAAAAGTCCGGCGCAATCAAGCCGGGGCAAACGGTGGTCGAGCTTACCTCCGGAAACATGGGCACGGGCCTCGCGATCGTCTGCGCCGTCAGGGGTTACCCTTTCGTCGCGGTGATGTCGAAGGGCAACTCCGAAGAGCGCGCCCGCATGATGGCGGCGCTCGGCGCGGAAGTGATCCTCGTGGACCAACTGCCGGGATCGGTGCCGGGGCAGGTCTCGGGTGGCGATCTGGCGCTTGTCGAGCAGGCCACCAAGGCGGTGACGGCGGAAAGAGGCGCATTTCGCGGCGATCAGTTCCACCGCGACGGGAACTGGCTTGCGCATTATCACGGGACCGGACCGGAAATCTGGGACGCCAGCCATGGCGCCGTCGATGCATTCGTAGACTTCATCGGCTCGGGCGGCACCTATGCCGGGGTGGCGAGGGCGCTCAAGGAACGCAATCCCCTGATCAAGTGCTTCATCGTCGAGCCCGAAGGCGCGGCGGCGGCCGCGGGCGAGACGGTCACCCAACCCGAACACCCCATTCAAGGCGGCGGCTACGCCATGCCGGACCTGCCGTTTCTGAAAAACGCGCCCGTCGATGGCTATCTTCAGGTTTCCGGCGACGAGGCACGCGAGACCGCGCGCCTGCTGGCGCGCAGCGAAGGTATCTTCGGCGGCTTCTCGTCCGGAGCGAATGTCGCCGCCGCGCTGCGTCTCCTACGCAGCGATCAATCGGGGAAGACGATCGCCGTCGTGATTTGCGACTCCGGGCTGAAATACCTCTCGACCGACCTCTGGAGCTGA